Part of the Emcibacter nanhaiensis genome is shown below.
GGCATCATAGCGGCCGGTGGAATAATTGTGGAAGCCGTGATTGACCCCGTCATACATATACATGACATAGTTCTTGCCGTGTTGTCTCAGCGCTTCCTCATAGCCGGGCCAGCCGTCATTGATGCGCTTGTCGAGCCCGGCATAGTGGATCATCAGCGGGGCCCTGATATTGGCCACTTCGTCAAGCGGCGGCACCCGGCCATAGAATGGGACAGCGGCCGCCAGGTCCGGGAGGCGGGCGGCCAGCAGGTTCGACACCCCGCCGCCGTAACAGAAGCCGACACAGCCGACCTTGCCGGTACTGTCCTCGCGGCTTTGCAGGTAGCGGACGGCGGCGACGAAATCTTCAAACATCTTGTTCGGATCCCGTTTGCGCTGCATCGACCGGCCGTCGTCATCGTTGCCGGGATAGCCGCCGAGGGGATAGAGCGCATCGGGGGCCAGCACCTGATAACCGCCAAGCGCCGCCCGGCGGGCGACATCCTCCACATAGGGATTGAGTCCCCGGTTCTCATGGATCACCACAATGCCGGGAAGCTTGCCGGCAACTGTTGCCGGGCGCACATAAAGCCCGCCCATGGTGCCGGCCCCTTTGGGCGAAGGATAGGTGATACGTTGTGAGACGATCCGGTTATCATCCTCGGCCACTTCCTGGGCGCTGGCATAGTCCGGCATGACGCTTTCCAGCAGCGCCGCCATGGTCACCCCGCCGACCGCATAGGTGGTGAGCTTGTTCATGAAACTTCGCCTGTCCATGTAGCCGTGGCAATATTCGTCGTAAAGGTCGAAGACTTGCTGCGGTGTTTTCGGTTTCATGGCCGGTTCCTTTCGTAAGGGGCTCCCCCTGTCGGAACAGGGGGAGGATGTTTCAGTTACTCCGTCACGGGAAAACCGCGGGAGCGCATCAGTGGCGCCACCTCGGCATCGCGGCCGCGGAAGGCGCGGTAGGCTTCTTCCGGATCGACCGCGTTACGCACGGCAAACAGATGTTTGACCAGCTTGGCCGCCAGCTCCTCGTCATAGTAACCGCCGGGGGCCTGTTCGAAGGCTTCGGCCGCATCGGCGGTCAGCACCTCGGCCCAGAGATAACCGTAATAGCCTGCTGAATATCCCTCACCCGCGAAGGCATGGCCGAACTGGGGCGTGCGGTGGCGCATGGGCAGTTCCTTGGGCATGTGGATCGCAGCCAGCGTCTCGCGCTCGAACTTGTCGATGTCGATGCCGGTCGGGTCCATGGTATGCAGCTTCATGTCGATGATGGCGGAAGCCAGATATTCGGTGGTCTTGAAGCCCTCGTTGAAGGTAGCGGCCTTCTTGATCTTGGCGATCAGGTCGGCCGGGATCGGTTCGCCGGTTTCATAATGGACCAGATAGTGATTGATCACTTCATCGGTGCTGAGCCAGTTCTCCAGCAACTGGGACTGGAATTCGGTATAGTCCCGGACCCCGCCGTTCAGGGTCGGATAGTCCACATTGGAAGACAGGTAATGCAGGGCGTGGCCGAACTCATGGAAATAGGTTTCCGCATCATCCCAGGAAATCAGCACCGGTTCGCCAGGCGCACCTTTGGTGAAGTTGCTGTTGTTGGAGCCCAGCACATTGGTCTCCCCGTCGATGGTGGAGTGGCTGCGGTAGCTGGTGGCCCAGGCGCCGGAGCGCTTGCCCTTGCGGGCGAAGGGATCAAGATACCAGAGCCCGATATGCTTGCCGGTCTCCAGGTTGCTGACTTCCCAGACTTTCACATCGGGATGGAACACCGGCACGGATCCTGCCGGTACGGGGGTGAATTTGAACTTAAACAGGCGGCCGGCCACATAGAACATGGCTTCGCGCAGCTTGTCGAGCTGCAGGTACTGCTTCACCTCGTCACTGTCCAGGTCGTATTTGGCCTTGCGGACTTTTTCGGCGTAATAGCGATAATCCCAGGGTTCGATGGTGATGCCGGCGCCTTCCTGGTCGGCGACATCCTGCATGTCGGCCACTTCCTCATGGACCCGGGCGATGGCGGCGGGCCAGACTTTCATCATCAGGTCCATAGCGCGCTCGGGGGTCTTGGCCATGCGGTCCTCAAGCCGCCACTGGGCGTAATTGTCATAGCCCAGCAGGCCGACCCGTTCGTCCCGCAGGTTCAGGATCTCGGCGATGATGGCGTTATTGTCATTTTCATCGCCGTTGTCGCCGCGGTTGTAATAGGTGCGCCAGATTTTTTCCCTGAGGTCCCGTTCGTCGGAAAAGGTCAGGAACGGATCCATGGAGGAACGGGTGTTGAG
Proteins encoded:
- a CDS encoding dienelactone hydrolase family protein, whose protein sequence is MKPKTPQQVFDLYDEYCHGYMDRRSFMNKLTTYAVGGVTMAALLESVMPDYASAQEVAEDDNRIVSQRITYPSPKGAGTMGGLYVRPATVAGKLPGIVVIHENRGLNPYVEDVARRAALGGYQVLAPDALYPLGGYPGNDDDGRSMQRKRDPNKMFEDFVAAVRYLQSREDSTGKVGCVGFCYGGGVSNLLAARLPDLAAAVPFYGRVPPLDEVANIRAPLMIHYAGLDKRINDGWPGYEEALRQHGKNYVMYMYDGVNHGFHNYSTGRYDAKAAALAWDRTMGFFKEHLG
- a CDS encoding M3 family metallopeptidase, with product MNSTRLKCLVLLPLALGLISCNSTDETMNDQTTETAVAGPEAAAVTAEHPLLAEWTGPYQGVPAFDKMDEMLPHLKDDLRQGMADNLAEIDAIANSTEAPTFENTIVALERTGKPLDRLFSYWGIWSSNMSSPEFRDIQKEMVPELSDFQSKIRQNDKLFARVRAVYEGEEVKGLRPDQKRLVKLVYDGFAHNGATLEGEAKERYAAINKRLAELYTSFSNHLLADEEKYVTYLTKDQLSGLPESVIDAAAAAAKASGRDGDYAILNTRSSMDPFLTFSDERDLREKIWRTYYNRGDNGDENDNNAIIAEILNLRDERVGLLGYDNYAQWRLEDRMAKTPERAMDLMMKVWPAAIARVHEEVADMQDVADQEGAGITIEPWDYRYYAEKVRKAKYDLDSDEVKQYLQLDKLREAMFYVAGRLFKFKFTPVPAGSVPVFHPDVKVWEVSNLETGKHIGLWYLDPFARKGKRSGAWATSYRSHSTIDGETNVLGSNNSNFTKGAPGEPVLISWDDAETYFHEFGHALHYLSSNVDYPTLNGGVRDYTEFQSQLLENWLSTDEVINHYLVHYETGEPIPADLIAKIKKAATFNEGFKTTEYLASAIIDMKLHTMDPTGIDIDKFERETLAAIHMPKELPMRHRTPQFGHAFAGEGYSAGYYGYLWAEVLTADAAEAFEQAPGGYYDEELAAKLVKHLFAVRNAVDPEEAYRAFRGRDAEVAPLMRSRGFPVTE